A stretch of Desulfotalea psychrophila LSv54 DNA encodes these proteins:
- a CDS encoding histone deacetylase family protein, producing the protein MNKLGIILDDRYFDHQIEAASHESPNRLRELFPAVRKRYNGDLRIITPHEANTETIEKVHSNFYLSQIREHALKSNPFSYDQDTYLMQQSLATAQLAAGGCLEIADQIMNGEIDHGFALIRPPGHHAEPGRGMGFCILNNIAITAKYLQTHYNLSRILIIDFDVHHGNGTQEVFYDTNQVLFVSIHQKNLFPFSGAPEEIGNEQGRGYNINIPVHSQFGDAEYTYLLGKTLQGLAVQFMPQIILVSAGYDGHVEESISATTLSTQWYHTATTMLKQAAKDICDSRLLFVLEGGYNPISLEKSVLKTIDSMLEPETKRVGVLHSARAAQLLINHPLHDFWTL; encoded by the coding sequence ATGAATAAACTAGGCATCATCCTTGATGATCGCTATTTTGATCATCAAATAGAAGCAGCATCACACGAGAGCCCAAATCGTCTGCGTGAACTGTTCCCTGCTGTGCGTAAAAGATATAACGGTGATCTTCGCATAATCACGCCACACGAAGCTAATACTGAGACAATTGAAAAAGTGCATTCGAATTTTTACCTCAGCCAAATCAGAGAGCATGCCCTAAAAAGCAATCCCTTTTCTTATGATCAAGATACCTACCTGATGCAACAGTCCCTTGCAACAGCCCAACTTGCAGCAGGAGGATGCCTGGAAATCGCTGACCAGATAATGAACGGTGAAATAGACCATGGATTTGCTCTGATTCGCCCACCAGGACACCATGCAGAACCTGGACGCGGTATGGGGTTTTGTATTTTGAATAATATTGCTATCACCGCAAAATATTTACAAACTCATTACAACCTGAGCAGAATACTTATTATCGATTTTGATGTACACCACGGTAACGGCACCCAAGAAGTATTCTACGATACCAACCAGGTACTTTTTGTTTCAATCCACCAAAAGAACCTCTTTCCCTTTAGTGGTGCGCCAGAAGAAATTGGCAACGAGCAAGGGCGCGGTTACAATATCAATATTCCTGTTCATAGCCAATTTGGTGATGCAGAATACACCTACCTACTCGGCAAGACCTTACAAGGATTAGCAGTACAGTTCATGCCCCAAATTATCCTTGTTTCGGCAGGTTATGATGGCCATGTCGAGGAATCAATAAGTGCCACAACCCTCAGTACCCAATGGTATCATACCGCCACAACCATGCTCAAACAGGCGGCAAAAGATATCTGTGATAGCCGACTTCTTTTTGTTTTAGAGGGAGGCTACAACCCAATATCACTAGAAAAATCTGTCCTAAAAACAATTGATAGCATGCTCGAACCCGAGACAAAACGGGTCGGAGTGTTGCACTCTGCACGGGCCGCACAATTACTAATCAACCATCCTCTTCACGATTTTTGGACGCTATAA
- a CDS encoding YkgJ family cysteine cluster protein, with translation MTKNISLDASKLNSIFHECNQCGTCCKQYRKITLHHDEVEQIKKLGGYVGVDISIKEIREKGLQQAREDAEKRGKVFMIHPDDKGCIFLEKRNDKYVCKIYHYRPRTCRGFKCNMADDSFLSLFGRNAIHLLGQTTYGLPLKEDVS, from the coding sequence ATGACAAAAAACATATCTCTTGATGCAAGCAAATTGAACTCTATCTTTCACGAGTGCAACCAATGCGGCACCTGCTGTAAACAATATAGAAAAATCACCCTACACCATGATGAGGTTGAACAGATAAAAAAGCTTGGCGGTTATGTGGGTGTTGATATCAGCATAAAAGAGATTCGCGAAAAAGGACTCCAGCAGGCAAGGGAAGATGCTGAAAAAAGAGGGAAAGTATTTATGATCCATCCCGATGATAAGGGATGCATATTTCTCGAAAAACGAAATGACAAATATGTCTGCAAGATTTATCACTACCGTCCAAGAACATGTAGAGGCTTTAAGTGTAATATGGCAGATGATAGTTTTCTTTCTCTCTTTGGTCGTAACGCTATCCACCTTCTCGGGCAGACAACATATGGCCTCCCCTTAAAAGAGGATGTGTCATAG